A genome region from Triticum aestivum cultivar Chinese Spring chromosome 2B, IWGSC CS RefSeq v2.1, whole genome shotgun sequence includes the following:
- the LOC123042684 gene encoding barwin, giving the protein MAARLALVAALLCAGAAAAAAQQASNVRATYHYYRPGQNGWDLGAPAVSAYCSTWDAGKPFSWRSKYGWTAFCGPAGPRGQASCGRCIRVTNMGTGAQITARIVDQCANGGLDLDWDTVFVKIDTDGMGYQRGHLIVNYQFVDCRDNRINFHGKNETLPASTHAVE; this is encoded by the coding sequence ATGGCCGCACGCCTTGCGCTCGTGGCGGCGCTCCTTTGCGCCGGTGCCGCGGCCGCCGCGGCGCAGCAGGCGAGCAACGTCCGGGCGACCTACCACTACTACCGCCCAGGTCAGAACGGCTGGGACCTGGGCGCCCCCGCCGTGAGCGCCTACTGCTCCACCTGGGACGCCGGCAAGCCGTTCTCGTGGCGGTCCAAGTACGGCTGGACGGCGTTCTGCGGCCCCGCTGGCCCCCGCGGCCAGGCGTCGTGCGGGCGGTGCATCCGGGTGACCAACATGGGCACGGGGGCGCAGATCACGGCGAGGATCGTGGACCAGTGCGCCAACGGCGGGCTGGACCTCGACTGGGACACCGTGTTCGTCAAGATCGACACCGACGGCATGGGGTACCAGAGGGGCCACCTCATCGTCAACTACCAGTTCGTCGACTGCCGCGACAACCGCATCAACTTCCATGGAAAGAACGAGACGCTCCCAGCCAGCACTCATGCGGTTGAGTAA